The following are from one region of the Mesorhizobium sp. B4-1-4 genome:
- a CDS encoding J domain-containing protein, which yields MGEMKPYPKYFEKIRIRPEKDAEVKSDSPICQWDGCKEPGTHRAPVGRMKEGEYFRFCFDHVREYNKGFNYFSGVPDTEVARFQKEAMTGHRPTWKMGINGASTRSSPDMAQMRSGRAGYYNRMRDPFDLFKGPKDPREARERKAKPLEAKALETLGLDTKATGKDIKARYKELVKRHHPDANGGDRGSEDRFRDVLQAYRVLKQAGLC from the coding sequence ATGGGTGAGATGAAGCCGTATCCCAAATATTTCGAGAAGATTCGCATCCGCCCGGAGAAGGACGCGGAGGTGAAGTCGGACTCGCCGATCTGCCAATGGGATGGCTGCAAGGAGCCGGGTACCCATCGCGCGCCGGTCGGGCGCATGAAGGAGGGCGAGTATTTCCGCTTCTGCTTCGACCATGTGCGCGAGTACAACAAGGGCTTCAACTACTTCTCCGGTGTGCCGGACACCGAGGTGGCGCGCTTCCAGAAGGAGGCGATGACCGGCCACCGGCCTACCTGGAAGATGGGCATCAACGGCGCCTCGACGCGTTCGTCGCCCGATATGGCGCAGATGCGCTCCGGCCGCGCCGGCTACTACAACCGCATGCGCGACCCGTTCGACCTGTTCAAGGGACCGAAGGACCCGCGCGAGGCGCGCGAGCGCAAGGCCAAGCCGCTTGAGGCCAAGGCGCTGGAAACGCTTGGCCTTGATACAAAGGCGACTGGCAAGGATATCAAGGCGCGCTATAAGGAACTGGTGAAGCGTCACCATCCGGATGCGAATGGCGGCGACAGAGGTTCGGAAGACCGGTTCCGCGATGTGCTGCAAGCCTATCGCGTGCTCAAACAGGCGGGCCTGTGCTGA
- a CDS encoding BolA family protein, with product MSIQAIMEDKLNKAFSPERLIIINESHLHAGHHHHGSDHHGAYDGTGETHFRVRVVASAFAGMSRIDRHRAVNELLADELKAGVHALAIEPAAPGEKTRW from the coding sequence ATGTCCATACAGGCGATCATGGAAGACAAGCTCAACAAGGCATTTTCGCCCGAGCGGCTGATCATCATCAACGAAAGCCACCTCCATGCCGGCCATCACCATCATGGCTCCGACCATCACGGTGCCTATGACGGTACCGGCGAGACGCATTTTCGCGTCCGCGTCGTCGCGTCCGCCTTTGCCGGCATGAGCCGCATCGACCGCCACCGCGCCGTCAACGAACTGCTTGCCGACGAATTGAAGGCCGGTGTGCATGCGCTGGCGATTGAACCGGCGGCTCCCGGCGAAAAGACCCGCTGGTAG
- a CDS encoding acetolactate synthase large subunit: MNGAAVLCDVLLANDVTVCFANPGTSEMHFVAALDRKPEMRCVLGLFEGVVTGAADGYARMTDRPAATLLHTGPGLANGLANMHNARRAFSPMINIVGDHASYHLPLDAPLTSDIEGLAAPMSKWVRRIEGPADVQPATEAAFRASLTPPGVTTLILPADAAWGDAALASSGKVVVPPPPAVDMDAVRKVAAAIRSAPGRVGMVVRGRAARADGLEIAGQISAASDVRLFSEVLIARMQRGRGRVAPTRIPYPIDAATGLLRDIDVLVLVGAREPVAFFAYPGKPGRLVREDCQVMTLAAHGDDLHAALEALRDEFGVKPSRQMMSATALPEEATPSGNLTDDAIALSVARKLPDNAIVCDEAVTSARRFFALSAFAAPHDYMMGTGGSIGGGIPMATGAAIACPDRKVINLEADGSGMYTVQGLWTQARENLDVVTIVFSNRTYAILHGEMRNVGVSAIGENARRMLDLDQPALDWVSLAKGMGVEAARADTCERFDALLDSALSRRGPFLIEALI; encoded by the coding sequence ATGAACGGTGCCGCTGTCCTGTGCGATGTGCTGCTGGCCAATGATGTGACGGTCTGCTTCGCCAATCCCGGCACCTCCGAGATGCATTTTGTGGCCGCGCTCGACCGCAAGCCTGAAATGCGCTGCGTGCTCGGCCTGTTCGAGGGCGTCGTGACCGGTGCCGCCGACGGCTATGCGCGCATGACCGATCGTCCCGCCGCGACGCTGCTGCACACCGGCCCGGGTCTCGCCAATGGGCTGGCCAATATGCACAATGCCCGGCGTGCGTTCAGCCCGATGATCAACATCGTCGGTGACCATGCCTCCTATCACCTGCCGCTCGACGCGCCGCTCACCAGTGATATCGAAGGCCTTGCGGCGCCGATGTCCAAATGGGTTCGCCGCATCGAGGGGCCGGCCGATGTTCAGCCGGCGACGGAGGCGGCCTTTCGCGCCTCGCTGACGCCGCCGGGCGTCACGACGCTGATCCTGCCGGCTGATGCTGCCTGGGGCGACGCTGCCCTGGCCTCGTCGGGCAAGGTCGTCGTTCCGCCGCCGCCGGCCGTCGACATGGACGCCGTGCGCAAGGTCGCCGCCGCGATCCGAAGCGCTCCAGGCCGCGTCGGCATGGTCGTCCGCGGGCGGGCCGCACGGGCCGATGGGCTCGAGATCGCCGGCCAGATATCAGCCGCCAGCGATGTCCGTCTGTTCAGCGAGGTGCTGATCGCGCGGATGCAACGTGGGCGCGGGCGAGTGGCGCCGACACGCATTCCTTATCCAATCGATGCGGCGACGGGGTTGCTCAGGGATATCGACGTGCTGGTGCTGGTCGGCGCGCGAGAGCCGGTCGCCTTCTTCGCCTATCCGGGAAAACCCGGACGGCTTGTCAGGGAAGACTGCCAGGTGATGACACTCGCCGCCCATGGCGATGACCTGCACGCGGCGCTGGAGGCGCTCCGCGATGAGTTCGGTGTCAAGCCGTCGCGGCAGATGATGTCCGCGACCGCCCTTCCAGAGGAGGCAACCCCGAGCGGCAACCTGACGGACGATGCCATCGCGCTGTCGGTGGCGCGCAAGCTGCCGGACAACGCGATCGTCTGCGATGAGGCGGTTACCTCGGCGCGCCGTTTCTTCGCGCTGTCGGCATTCGCGGCGCCACACGATTACATGATGGGCACGGGCGGATCGATCGGCGGCGGCATTCCGATGGCGACCGGGGCGGCAATCGCCTGTCCCGACCGCAAGGTGATCAATCTCGAAGCCGATGGCAGCGGCATGTATACGGTGCAGGGCCTGTGGACGCAGGCGCGGGAAAATCTCGACGTGGTAACGATCGTCTTTTCGAACCGGACCTACGCAATTCTGCATGGCGAGATGCGCAATGTCGGCGTGAGTGCCATCGGCGAGAATGCCAGGCGCATGCTCGACCTCGACCAGCCCGCGCTGGACTGGGTTTCGCTGGCCAAAGGTATGGGCGTGGAGGCGGCGCGCGCCGACACATGCGAGCGGTTCGATGCGCTCCTGGACAGCGCCTTGTCTCGGCGCGGTCCGTTCCTCATCGAAGCGCTGATCTGA
- a CDS encoding alpha/beta hydrolase: MIDRRRFVLASMATMLPRRGSAALRGPVPRTFDYGPAKLDIYAPDGAKGLPVVFFVHGGTWQFGKRTQVNAKPAFLLANGFCFVSIDYRMLPQADVATQAGDVERAYVYVRANIARFGGDPSRIVGMGHSAGCHLIALTGMRGGLPGVAALILDDTRAYDLAALQKNGGMVRAYARVFSDPSQWAALSPASYIDGRKHPPTFIAYSRAEGRDRDSKAFAERLRATGTQVTLFDGSAYTHLSINRDFGEDGDALTAAALAFLKSTVG, encoded by the coding sequence ATGATTGACCGACGAAGATTTGTCCTGGCTTCGATGGCGACGATGCTGCCACGGCGCGGGTCGGCCGCCTTGCGCGGCCCGGTGCCAAGGACCTTCGACTACGGGCCGGCCAAGCTCGACATCTATGCGCCCGATGGCGCCAAGGGCTTGCCGGTCGTCTTTTTCGTCCATGGCGGCACCTGGCAGTTCGGCAAACGTACGCAGGTGAACGCCAAGCCGGCCTTCCTGCTCGCCAATGGGTTCTGCTTCGTCTCGATCGACTACCGCATGCTGCCGCAAGCCGATGTCGCGACCCAGGCCGGCGACGTCGAAAGGGCCTATGTCTATGTCAGGGCCAACATCGCCCGGTTTGGCGGCGATCCCAGCCGCATCGTCGGCATGGGTCATTCGGCCGGCTGCCATCTGATTGCGTTGACCGGCATGCGCGGCGGATTGCCTGGCGTGGCGGCGCTCATCCTCGACGACACCAGGGCCTATGATCTTGCGGCGCTCCAGAAAAACGGCGGCATGGTGCGGGCCTATGCCCGGGTCTTTTCCGATCCTTCGCAATGGGCGGCATTGTCGCCGGCCAGCTATATCGATGGCCGCAAGCATCCGCCGACCTTCATCGCCTATTCCCGCGCCGAGGGTCGTGACCGGGACTCCAAGGCTTTCGCCGAGCGCCTGCGCGCCACGGGCACGCAAGTGACGCTGTTCGACGGCAGCGCCTACACGCATTTGTCGATCAACCGCGATTTCGGCGAAGACGGCGACGCGTTGACCGCCGCCGCGCTGGCGTTCCTGAAATCGACGGTCGGCTGA
- a CDS encoding PrkA family serine protein kinase, which translates to MGENQSDVFNLFSEIYTKAAQEEISLQQYLLACREDKSMYASAPERMVEAIGEPNLVDTSKDERLGRIFSNRTVKIYPSFSDFYGMEDTIERIAGYFRYASQGLEERKQILYLLGPVGGGKSSLAERLKKLMEERPIYTLKVGNQISPIFESPLGLFHPDRMGDLLEDKYGIARRRLNGLISPWAAKRLDELSGDISKFSVVKLMPSRLRQIAIAKTEPGDENNQDVSALVGKVDIRQLENFSQSDPDAYSYSGGLNRTTQGLLEFVEMFKAPIKVLHPLLTATQEGSYNGTENFGSFPYQGIIIAHSNESEWQQFKNNKNNEAFLDRILVVKVPYCLRITEERHIYEKLLRESELAGSPCAPEVLDILSRFTVSTRLAAHENSPLYTKMRAYDGENLKEVDPRAKSVQEYRDAAGVDEGMTGVSTRFAFKILSQTFNYDTNEVAADPVHLMYILEEAIKREQFPKETEAAYLEFIKSELAARYAEFIGHEIQKAYLESYSEYGQNLFDRYIAYADAWIEDQDYKDPDTGQILNREILDKELSQVEKPAGIANPKDFRNEVVKFTLRARARNHGRNPSWTSYEKLREVIEKRMFGQVEDLLPVISFGSKQDSVTEKRHNEFVQRMVERGYTERQVRRLVDWYMRVNKAG; encoded by the coding sequence ATGGGTGAGAACCAGTCTGACGTCTTCAATCTGTTCTCAGAGATTTATACCAAGGCGGCTCAGGAGGAGATCAGTCTCCAGCAATATCTCCTGGCCTGCCGCGAAGACAAGTCGATGTACGCCTCGGCCCCCGAGCGCATGGTCGAGGCGATTGGCGAGCCGAACCTCGTCGACACCAGCAAGGATGAGCGGCTCGGGCGCATCTTCTCCAACCGCACCGTCAAGATCTATCCCTCCTTCTCCGACTTCTATGGAATGGAAGATACGATCGAGCGGATCGCCGGATATTTCCGCTATGCCTCCCAGGGACTGGAGGAGCGCAAGCAGATCCTCTACCTTCTCGGCCCTGTCGGCGGCGGCAAATCCTCTCTTGCCGAAAGGCTGAAGAAACTGATGGAAGAGCGACCGATCTACACGCTCAAGGTCGGCAACCAGATCAGTCCGATTTTCGAATCCCCGCTTGGCCTTTTCCATCCTGATCGCATGGGCGACCTGCTGGAGGATAAATACGGGATAGCCCGGCGCCGCCTCAACGGACTTATCTCGCCTTGGGCGGCCAAGCGGCTGGACGAACTGTCCGGTGACATTTCCAAATTCAGCGTCGTCAAGCTGATGCCGTCGAGATTGCGCCAGATCGCGATCGCCAAGACCGAGCCCGGCGACGAGAACAACCAGGACGTCTCGGCTCTGGTCGGCAAGGTCGACATCAGACAGTTGGAAAATTTCAGCCAGTCCGATCCGGACGCCTATTCCTACAGCGGCGGCCTGAACCGGACCACGCAAGGCCTGCTCGAATTCGTCGAGATGTTCAAGGCGCCCATCAAGGTCCTGCATCCGCTGCTCACCGCGACCCAGGAAGGCAGCTACAATGGCACCGAGAATTTCGGCTCCTTCCCCTATCAGGGCATCATCATTGCCCATTCGAACGAGTCGGAGTGGCAGCAGTTCAAAAACAACAAGAACAACGAGGCGTTTCTCGACCGCATTCTGGTGGTCAAGGTGCCTTACTGCCTGCGCATCACCGAAGAACGGCATATCTACGAGAAGCTGTTGCGCGAGAGCGAACTGGCTGGCAGCCCCTGCGCGCCTGAGGTGCTGGACATTCTCAGCCGGTTCACGGTCTCGACCCGTCTTGCGGCGCATGAAAATTCGCCGCTCTACACCAAGATGCGCGCCTATGACGGCGAAAACCTCAAGGAGGTCGATCCCAGGGCCAAGTCGGTTCAGGAATATCGCGACGCCGCGGGGGTCGACGAGGGCATGACCGGCGTAAGCACACGTTTTGCCTTCAAGATCCTGTCGCAGACTTTCAACTACGACACCAACGAGGTCGCGGCGGACCCCGTGCATCTGATGTATATTCTTGAAGAGGCGATTAAGCGCGAGCAGTTCCCGAAGGAGACGGAAGCTGCCTATCTCGAATTCATCAAGTCGGAACTCGCGGCGCGCTATGCCGAGTTCATCGGCCATGAAATCCAGAAGGCTTATCTGGAATCATACAGCGAGTATGGCCAGAACCTTTTCGACCGCTACATCGCCTATGCCGACGCCTGGATCGAGGACCAGGACTACAAGGATCCCGACACGGGACAGATCCTCAACCGTGAGATTCTGGACAAGGAATTGTCGCAGGTCGAGAAGCCGGCCGGCATCGCCAATCCCAAGGACTTCCGCAACGAAGTGGTCAAGTTCACGCTACGGGCACGGGCGCGCAATCATGGCCGCAACCCGTCCTGGACAAGCTACGAAAAGCTGCGCGAAGTCATCGAAAAGCGCATGTTCGGCCAGGTCGAGGACCTGCTGCCGGTGATCAGCTTCGGCTCCAAGCAGGACAGTGTCACGGAAAAGCGCCACAATGAATTCGTGCAGCGCATGGTGGAACGCGGCTATACGGAGCGGCAGGTGCGCCGGCTTGTCGACTGGTACATGCGCGTGAACAAGGCGGGTTGA
- a CDS encoding YeaH/YhbH family protein has protein sequence MPIFIDRRLNPKDKSLGNRQRFLKRAREELKRSIRDKVREGRIAEVGREHAVPMPHKDTSEPVFSDAGNSGRRQHVLPGNRTYISGDLIPKPGRGGMGSSAPGNKESEDDFRFVLSREEVLDLFFEDLELPDLVKLNLKQILTFKPKRAGFASSGSPTNINVGRTMRNSHGRRIALRRPKQAQLDAIAMQIAILEAQPLDTARRERIAALREEFDRLERRRRRVAYVDPVDIRFNRFDPQPQPNASAVMFCLMDVSGSMGEREKDLAKRFFVLLHLFLTRRYERTDIVFIRHTHEAQEVDEQTFFYHTQSGGTVVSTALEEMHRIIEQRYPAKEWNIYAAQASDGDNFATDSERCIELLGGKLMRLCQYFAYVEIIDERESHIFGSTENGTSLWRAYSTVDGKWPNFQMKRIAAPADIYPVFRELFARQPALRKSA, from the coding sequence ATGCCGATCTTCATCGACCGCCGCCTGAATCCGAAGGACAAGAGCCTGGGCAATCGCCAGCGCTTCCTCAAGCGCGCGCGCGAGGAACTCAAGCGAAGCATCCGCGACAAGGTCCGCGAGGGCCGCATCGCTGAGGTCGGCCGCGAGCATGCCGTGCCCATGCCGCATAAGGACACCAGCGAGCCGGTGTTCAGCGATGCCGGAAATAGCGGCCGACGCCAGCACGTCCTGCCCGGAAACAGGACTTACATTTCCGGGGATCTGATCCCCAAGCCCGGGCGGGGAGGCATGGGCTCCTCCGCTCCCGGAAACAAGGAATCCGAAGACGATTTTCGTTTCGTGCTGTCGCGCGAGGAGGTTCTCGACCTCTTCTTCGAGGATCTGGAACTGCCAGATCTGGTCAAGCTCAATCTCAAGCAGATACTGACGTTCAAACCAAAGCGGGCGGGCTTCGCCTCCAGCGGGTCGCCGACCAACATCAACGTCGGCCGCACCATGCGCAACAGCCATGGCCGCCGCATCGCGCTTCGGCGTCCCAAACAGGCGCAGTTGGACGCGATCGCCATGCAGATCGCCATACTGGAAGCACAACCGCTCGACACGGCAAGGCGCGAGCGGATCGCGGCTTTGCGCGAGGAATTCGACCGGCTGGAACGTCGCCGCAGGCGAGTTGCCTATGTCGATCCGGTCGACATCCGCTTCAATCGTTTCGACCCGCAGCCACAGCCCAATGCCAGCGCCGTCATGTTTTGCTTGATGGATGTGTCCGGGTCCATGGGAGAGCGCGAAAAAGATCTGGCCAAACGGTTCTTCGTGCTGCTGCACCTCTTCCTGACGCGCCGTTATGAGAGGACGGACATCGTGTTCATTCGACACACTCACGAGGCCCAGGAGGTGGACGAACAGACGTTCTTCTATCACACCCAGAGCGGCGGCACCGTCGTTTCCACGGCACTTGAGGAAATGCATCGCATCATCGAACAGCGCTACCCGGCCAAGGAGTGGAACATCTATGCCGCCCAGGCGTCCGACGGCGACAATTTCGCCACCGACTCCGAGCGCTGCATAGAGCTTCTCGGCGGCAAGCTCATGCGCCTGTGCCAGTATTTCGCCTATGTGGAGATCATCGATGAACGCGAGAGCCATATTTTCGGTTCGACCGAAAACGGGACCTCGCTCTGGCGCGCCTACAGCACTGTCGATGGAAAATGGCCAAATTTCCAGATGAAGCGCATTGCTGCTCCAGCCGACATCTATCCGGTCTTTCGTGAACTCTTCGCCAGGCAGCCGGCACTGCGCAAAAGCGCATGA
- a CDS encoding SpoVR family protein, whose amino-acid sequence MGTPARKSELLFSGADWDFKKLSRVYDEIEALGMEELRLDVYPVQMEVISSEQMLDAYSSVGMPLMYQHWSFGKHFLYNELLYRKGRRGLAYELVINSNPCIVYLMEENTMALQALVTAHAALGHNHFFKNNHLFRQWTDAGGILSYLNFAKSYISRCEERHGLAAVEAILDSAHALMDQGVFRYHRPPKPSGEQQREELRERLEYEERSYNDLWRTLPPSQEDDKAETSEDGVSERKKSLHLPEENLLYFLEKTSLILEPWQREIVRIVRVIAQYFYPQRQTQVMNEGCATFVHYTLMNTLFDRGRISEGAMLEILRNHSNVIFQPSFDDPRFSGINPYALGLDMMQDIQRISTEPTAEDRDWFPDIAGRGDWLETLLDAWANHRDESFIRQYLSPTLIRKWRFFVLGDGADQPHYEVASIHNERGYNRIRAALAQSYDLGASRPDIQVVDVALLGDRHLRLQHKVKNGIMLDNESRDATLRHIRNLWGYEVSLVAIDAETGATLSERWTKDC is encoded by the coding sequence ATGGGCACTCCAGCGCGCAAATCCGAATTGCTCTTTTCCGGGGCGGACTGGGACTTCAAGAAACTGTCGCGGGTCTACGACGAGATCGAAGCGCTTGGGATGGAAGAGCTTCGCCTAGACGTTTACCCCGTGCAGATGGAGGTCATTTCCTCCGAGCAGATGCTCGACGCCTATTCCTCGGTCGGTATGCCGCTGATGTACCAGCATTGGTCGTTCGGCAAGCATTTCCTCTACAACGAGCTTCTCTACCGCAAAGGCAGACGTGGGCTGGCTTATGAATTGGTCATCAACTCGAATCCCTGCATCGTCTACCTCATGGAGGAAAACACCATGGCGTTGCAGGCCCTGGTGACGGCCCATGCCGCGCTTGGACACAATCACTTCTTCAAGAACAATCATCTCTTCCGGCAATGGACGGACGCAGGGGGGATTCTGAGCTATCTGAACTTCGCCAAGAGCTATATATCCCGATGCGAGGAACGACATGGCCTCGCCGCCGTGGAGGCGATCCTCGATTCCGCCCACGCGTTGATGGACCAGGGCGTCTTCCGATATCATCGGCCGCCAAAACCGTCAGGGGAGCAGCAGCGCGAAGAGCTTCGAGAGCGCCTCGAATACGAGGAACGCTCCTACAACGATTTGTGGCGTACGCTGCCTCCTTCGCAAGAGGACGACAAGGCCGAAACTAGCGAAGACGGCGTGTCGGAGCGGAAGAAATCGCTCCATCTGCCGGAGGAAAACCTGCTTTATTTCCTTGAGAAAACCAGCCTTATCCTTGAGCCCTGGCAACGTGAGATTGTCAGGATCGTCCGCGTCATTGCCCAGTACTTTTATCCGCAGCGGCAAACCCAGGTGATGAACGAGGGTTGCGCCACCTTCGTGCACTACACGCTCATGAACACGCTTTTCGACCGTGGCCGCATCAGCGAAGGCGCCATGCTCGAAATCCTGCGCAACCATTCGAATGTGATCTTCCAGCCGTCCTTCGACGACCCGCGGTTTTCCGGTATCAATCCCTATGCTCTGGGTCTGGACATGATGCAGGACATCCAGCGCATCTCGACCGAGCCCACAGCGGAGGATCGTGATTGGTTCCCTGACATTGCCGGCCGCGGCGACTGGCTTGAAACCTTGCTCGACGCCTGGGCCAATCACCGCGACGAATCCTTCATCCGCCAATATCTCAGTCCGACCCTGATCCGGAAATGGCGGTTCTTCGTGCTGGGCGACGGAGCCGACCAACCGCACTACGAGGTCGCTTCGATCCACAACGAGCGCGGCTACAACAGGATAAGGGCCGCGCTGGCCCAGAGCTATGATTTGGGTGCAAGCCGGCCGGATATCCAGGTCGTGGACGTGGCCCTGCTCGGGGACAGGCATTTGCGGCTGCAGCACAAGGTGAAGAATGGCATCATGCTCGATAATGAAAGCCGCGACGCAACCCTTCGCCACATCCGAAATCTCTGGGGTTACGAAGTCAGCCTGGTGGCGATCGACGCCGAAACGGGGGCGACGCTCAGCGAACGCTGGACCAAGGACTGCTGA
- a CDS encoding HlyC/CorC family transporter, with the protein METGWIVAAILAVLVLLALALRKSLLAVLGYELSRIEPQRSSEAELRGAVDDFRRDGQVVREDRDRVGGLFDLAELEVSDIMVHRTNMRSVNADNAPEAVVREILQSPHTRMPLWKGSLDNIVGVLHAKDLLRALNEVGNDFSQIDVMKIASKPWFVPDTTTLQEQLNAFLRRKAHFAVVVDEYGEVEGLVTLEDIIEEIVGEIADEHDVDIQGVKQEADGSVVVDGTVPIRDLNRALDWSLPDEEATTIAGLVIHETQSIPEEKQAFTFHGKRFIVMKRDKNRIARLRIRPAADA; encoded by the coding sequence ATGGAGACCGGCTGGATCGTTGCCGCCATCCTTGCCGTTCTCGTCCTGCTGGCCCTTGCGTTGCGCAAGAGCCTGCTGGCCGTGCTCGGCTACGAGCTGTCGCGCATCGAACCGCAGCGCTCGAGTGAGGCCGAATTGCGCGGCGCGGTCGATGATTTCCGCCGCGATGGCCAGGTGGTGCGCGAGGATCGCGACCGCGTGGGCGGCCTGTTCGATCTCGCAGAGCTCGAAGTCTCCGACATCATGGTGCATCGCACCAACATGCGCTCGGTCAATGCCGACAATGCGCCGGAAGCGGTGGTGCGCGAGATCCTGCAAAGCCCGCACACCCGCATGCCTTTGTGGAAAGGCTCGCTCGACAACATTGTCGGTGTGCTGCACGCCAAGGATCTGCTGCGCGCGCTGAACGAAGTCGGCAATGATTTTTCGCAAATCGACGTGATGAAGATCGCCTCGAAACCGTGGTTCGTGCCCGACACGACGACCTTGCAGGAACAGCTCAACGCCTTCCTGCGACGCAAGGCGCATTTCGCCGTCGTCGTCGACGAGTATGGCGAGGTCGAGGGACTGGTGACGCTGGAAGACATCATCGAGGAGATCGTCGGCGAGATCGCCGACGAGCACGATGTCGACATCCAGGGTGTCAAGCAGGAGGCCGACGGTTCGGTCGTCGTCGACGGCACCGTGCCGATCCGCGACCTCAACCGGGCGCTCGACTGGAGCCTGCCGGACGAGGAGGCGACCACGATTGCCGGCCTCGTTATCCACGAGACGCAATCTATCCCCGAGGAAAAGCAGGCTTTCACCTTCCACGGCAAGCGCTTCATCGTCATGAAGCGCGACAAGAACCGGATCGCAAGGCTCAGAATCAGACCCGCGGCCGACGCTTAG
- the aroB gene encoding 3-dehydroquinate synthase, with the protein MSADQPVTVEVGLGDRAYDILIGSGLLSRAGTEIARRLPGTRAAVVTDENVAAAHLDTLKAGLEKGGIQPVVITMPPGEKTKSFAHLEEVVDGVLAARLERGDVVVALGGGVIGDLTGFAAGIVRRGMNFVQIPTSLLAQVDSSVGGKTGINSPRGKNLVGVFLQPKLVLADTETLDTLPVREFRAGYAELAKYGLIDRPEFFAWLEANWAKVFAGGPERAQAIAEACRAKADVVARDEFETGDRALLNLGHTFGHALEAATQYDGTRLVHGEGVAIGMALAHRFSSRLNLASPDDAARVETHLRAVGLPWRMADIPGDLPDAEALLAFITQDKKVSRGALTFILTRGIGQAFIAKDVPASEVLSFLRENHPVSRKAG; encoded by the coding sequence ATGAGCGCGGATCAGCCAGTCACCGTCGAAGTCGGGCTCGGCGACCGGGCCTACGACATATTGATCGGCTCCGGCCTGCTTTCGCGCGCCGGCACCGAGATCGCGCGCCGCCTGCCGGGCACGCGCGCCGCTGTCGTTACCGACGAGAATGTCGCCGCCGCGCATCTCGATACGCTGAAGGCCGGGCTCGAGAAGGGCGGCATCCAGCCCGTTGTCATCACGATGCCGCCCGGCGAGAAGACCAAGAGCTTCGCCCATCTCGAGGAGGTGGTCGATGGCGTTCTGGCCGCCAGGCTGGAGCGCGGCGACGTGGTCGTCGCGCTTGGCGGCGGCGTCATCGGCGATCTCACCGGTTTTGCCGCCGGCATTGTGCGGCGCGGCATGAATTTCGTGCAGATCCCGACCTCGCTGCTGGCGCAGGTCGATTCCTCGGTCGGCGGCAAGACCGGCATCAACAGCCCGCGCGGCAAGAATCTTGTCGGCGTCTTCCTCCAGCCCAAGCTGGTGCTGGCCGACACCGAAACGCTCGACACGCTGCCGGTCCGCGAATTCCGCGCCGGCTATGCCGAGCTTGCCAAATACGGGCTGATCGACCGGCCGGAATTCTTCGCCTGGCTGGAAGCGAACTGGGCCAAGGTGTTCGCCGGCGGTCCGGAGAGGGCGCAGGCGATTGCCGAGGCCTGCCGCGCCAAGGCCGATGTCGTCGCCCGCGACGAGTTCGAGACCGGTGACCGGGCGCTGCTCAACCTCGGCCACACGTTCGGCCATGCGCTGGAGGCCGCCACGCAGTATGACGGAACCCGCCTTGTCCATGGTGAAGGCGTCGCCATTGGCATGGCGCTGGCGCATCGGTTCTCGTCGCGGCTCAACCTGGCGAGCCCCGATGACGCGGCGCGTGTCGAGACGCATCTGCGCGCCGTCGGCCTGCCGTGGCGGATGGCCGACATTCCGGGCGACTTGCCGGATGCCGAGGCGCTGCTCGCCTTCATCACCCAGGACAAGAAGGTGTCGCGGGGCGCGCTGACCTTCATCCTGACGCGCGGCATCGGCCAGGCCTTCATTGCCAAGGACGTGCCGGCCTCGGAAGTGCTGTCGTTCCTCAGGGAAAACCATCCGGTCAGCAGGAAAGCCGGCTGA
- a CDS encoding shikimate kinase — protein MNAQANPPGETHAALLGQLGNRSIVFVGLMGAGKTAIGRKVATMLALPFMDSDHEIESVSRMTVPELFERYGETEFRALEQRVILRVLENGPQVLSTGGGAYMNAQTREAIAARGVSVWLKAELDLLMDRVSKKQNRPLLKSADPRAVLERLMGERYPVYATSDVTVPTRDDRKEVIAAEVVEALCRHFGIDAIVATGEVES, from the coding sequence ATGAACGCACAGGCAAATCCTCCAGGCGAGACCCATGCCGCGCTGCTTGGCCAGCTGGGCAACCGGTCCATCGTGTTTGTCGGGCTGATGGGCGCCGGCAAGACGGCGATCGGCCGCAAGGTGGCGACGATGCTGGCGTTGCCGTTCATGGACAGCGACCATGAGATCGAAAGCGTTTCGCGCATGACCGTCCCTGAACTGTTCGAGCGCTACGGCGAGACCGAGTTCAGGGCCCTGGAGCAGCGTGTCATCCTGCGCGTGCTGGAGAACGGCCCGCAGGTTCTGTCCACCGGTGGCGGCGCCTACATGAACGCGCAGACGCGCGAGGCCATCGCCGCCCGTGGCGTGTCGGTGTGGCTGAAGGCAGAGCTCGACCTTCTGATGGACCGTGTTTCCAAGAAGCAGAACCGGCCGCTCCTGAAAAGCGCCGATCCGCGCGCCGTGCTGGAGCGACTGATGGGGGAGCGCTATCCGGTCTATGCGACATCGGATGTCACCGTGCCCACCCGCGACGACCGCAAGGAGGTCATCGCGGCCGAGGTGGTGGAGGCGCTGTGCCGGCATTTCGGCATCGATGCGATCGTCGCGACGGGCGAGGTCGAATCATGA